One region of Bacteroidia bacterium genomic DNA includes:
- a CDS encoding thioredoxin family protein: MLKPEIVKSITRLYGYEEYKSFVISLANEHKSTGEQTNEHVAATLINSQRIKRIDKQCELNSELKNSLDLIKSRYQWIVITESWCGDGAQCLPVIAKMAKYNSLINLKIILRDQNLEMMDLFLTNGNRAIPKLICLDENSNKIIGTWGPRPKIIQDMVVDYKNKFPEATHEEFVTSLHLWYARDKTQAIQTEFVELLKKWSIQKTV, encoded by the coding sequence ATGTTAAAGCCAGAAATAGTGAAATCAATAACCCGTTTGTATGGTTATGAAGAGTATAAAAGCTTTGTCATTTCTCTTGCTAATGAACATAAATCAACTGGAGAACAAACAAATGAGCACGTTGCTGCTACTCTAATTAATTCGCAACGTATTAAAAGAATTGATAAACAATGTGAACTCAATTCAGAATTAAAAAACTCGTTAGATTTAATTAAAAGTCGATATCAATGGATTGTTATTACTGAATCGTGGTGTGGCGATGGTGCACAATGTCTTCCTGTAATTGCGAAAATGGCAAAATACAATTCTCTCATTAATTTAAAAATAATTTTGAGAGATCAAAATTTAGAAATGATGGATTTGTTTCTAACCAACGGAAACAGAGCAATTCCCAAATTGATTTGCCTGGATGAAAATTCAAATAAAATTATCGGTACCTGGGGACCTCGACCAAAAATAATTCAAGATATGGTTGTTGATTATAAAAATAAATTTCCGGAAGCGACTCATGAAGAATTTGTAACCTCCCTCCATTTGTGGTATGCAAGAGATAAAACACAAGCTATCCAAACAGAATTTGTCGAACTTCTAAAAAAATGGAGTATCCAAAAAACTGTTTAA
- a CDS encoding cbb3-type cytochrome c oxidase subunit I, whose translation MKKSKINIGNLFLLSALSMLALCLCFGILAAITYIFPYFLKNELGFVSLRPLHVSSAIFWLILGATGCVYNGLQLYTGQAIINNRSLIQWGLWILAIVGILFSYCIKKFGGREYWEFDPIWALPIVIAWVLFLINFISIVRKIKSWPVYIWMWLTGIVFFLFTFLENYLWIFPFFREHFITDMTIQWKVNGSLVGSWNQILYGTAIFLMDKIEGTETTGNSKQAFFMYFLGLFNLMFNWGHHLYTLPGENYIRYIGYIVSMTEWIFFIKIIYDWKKSVSSIQKNYHYFPFRFLMATDIWVFLNMIQALLMSIPAINIYTHGTHVTVAHAMGTTIGINSMILFAACFEFFNFKYIDKSRTANYLNKFFWGLQISLFIFWLSLNAAGVKKGIWQMSLHQVSYSEMMESLRPYFIVFGIAGIGLLICFSSIAILLIKNASIKNEIYEKYN comes from the coding sequence ATGAAAAAAAGTAAAATAAATATTGGTAATTTATTTTTACTAAGTGCTTTATCAATGTTAGCACTTTGTCTGTGTTTCGGTATATTGGCTGCAATTACATATATCTTTCCCTATTTTCTTAAAAACGAATTAGGTTTTGTATCTCTACGACCCTTACACGTTTCCTCTGCTATATTTTGGCTTATTTTAGGAGCAACAGGTTGCGTTTATAACGGTTTGCAATTATATACGGGACAAGCAATAATAAACAATAGATCCCTTATCCAGTGGGGTTTGTGGATATTAGCCATTGTTGGTATTTTATTTTCTTATTGCATAAAAAAATTTGGCGGAAGAGAGTATTGGGAATTTGATCCGATCTGGGCATTGCCTATTGTTATTGCTTGGGTACTCTTTCTTATAAATTTTATTTCTATAGTAAGAAAAATAAAATCATGGCCTGTTTATATCTGGATGTGGTTAACGGGTATTGTTTTTTTCTTATTTACATTTTTAGAAAACTACTTATGGATTTTCCCTTTTTTCAGAGAACACTTTATAACCGATATGACGATTCAGTGGAAAGTGAATGGTTCTCTTGTTGGCTCCTGGAACCAAATTCTATATGGAACAGCTATCTTTTTGATGGATAAAATTGAAGGCACAGAAACCACGGGGAACAGTAAACAGGCTTTCTTTATGTATTTCCTTGGTTTGTTTAACCTTATGTTTAATTGGGGGCATCATCTTTATACACTTCCAGGAGAGAATTACATCAGATATATAGGCTATATTGTCAGTATGACCGAGTGGATTTTTTTTATTAAAATAATATACGACTGGAAAAAAAGTGTGAGTAGCATACAAAAGAACTATCATTATTTTCCTTTTCGTTTTTTAATGGCTACTGATATTTGGGTCTTCCTTAACATGATACAAGCCCTTTTAATGTCGATCCCCGCTATAAATATTTATACACACGGAACACATGTAACAGTTGCCCATGCAATGGGTACCACTATCGGTATTAACAGCATGATTTTGTTTGCTGCCTGTTTTGAGTTTTTTAATTTTAAGTATATTGATAAGTCAAGAACAGCAAACTATTTAAATAAATTTTTCTGGGGGTTGCAAATAAGCTTATTTATTTTTTGGCTCTCACTCAATGCCGCAGGAGTGAAAAAAGGAATTTGGCAGATGAGTCTTCATCAGGTAAGTTATTCTGAGATGATGGAATCCTT
- a CDS encoding tyrosine phenol-lyase: protein MKNLEKRSWAEPYKMKMVELLKMTTKAQRIKAIKEAGYNTFLLKSEDVYIDLLTDSGTNSMSDQQWGAFMTGDEAYAGSKSYYKLEDAVTKYYGYKYLVPTHQGRAAENIISKILIKKGDIVPGNMYFTTTRLHQELAGGIFADIIIDEAHDPLNEHPFKGNVDISKLDKLVKEHGSKKIAYVSLATNVNLAGGQPVSMANIKELREYTNKHKIRIIHDMTRVAENAYFIQQREKGYDKKTIKEIVKEICSYTDGATMSAKKDALVNIGGFMATNEPDVFEEARNLVVVYEGLHTYGGLAGRDMEAIAVGIAEGLDDNHQRARVGQVEYLGHKMMEYNIPIVKPIGGHGVFVDAKAFLPHLTQDQYPAQTLTTEIFIDSGVRTMERGIVSAGRKANGENYYPKLELVRFTIPRRVYTQAHMDVVAESAAAVYERRKSIKGLKMVYEPKYLRFFQAKFEKL, encoded by the coding sequence ATGAAAAATCTCGAAAAACGCTCATGGGCAGAACCCTACAAAATGAAAATGGTTGAACTATTAAAAATGACAACCAAAGCACAAAGAATAAAGGCTATTAAAGAAGCAGGCTACAATACTTTCTTGCTTAAATCAGAAGATGTATATATTGATTTACTTACAGATAGTGGAACAAACTCTATGAGCGATCAACAATGGGGCGCTTTTATGACTGGAGACGAAGCTTATGCCGGAAGTAAAAGTTATTATAAATTAGAGGATGCGGTTACAAAATATTATGGCTATAAATACCTTGTTCCAACACATCAAGGGAGAGCTGCTGAAAATATTATTTCAAAAATCTTAATTAAAAAGGGAGATATTGTCCCAGGCAACATGTATTTTACCACAACACGCTTGCATCAAGAACTTGCTGGTGGAATTTTTGCTGATATTATTATTGACGAGGCACACGATCCTTTAAACGAACATCCCTTCAAAGGCAATGTAGATATTTCTAAACTTGATAAATTAGTAAAGGAACATGGATCAAAAAAAATAGCTTATGTGAGCCTTGCTACCAATGTGAATTTAGCTGGTGGACAGCCCGTGAGTATGGCTAATATAAAGGAATTACGCGAATACACCAATAAGCATAAAATTAGGATTATACATGATATGACTCGCGTTGCAGAGAATGCGTATTTCATTCAGCAAAGAGAAAAAGGGTACGATAAAAAAACGATAAAGGAAATCGTAAAAGAAATTTGCTCTTACACAGATGGAGCAACGATGAGTGCAAAAAAGGATGCACTGGTAAATATTGGAGGTTTTATGGCAACCAACGAACCAGATGTTTTTGAAGAAGCAAGGAACTTGGTTGTTGTGTATGAGGGACTACATACATACGGTGGACTTGCAGGAAGAGATATGGAAGCAATTGCTGTTGGGATAGCAGAAGGCTTGGATGATAATCATCAGCGCGCAAGAGTTGGGCAGGTAGAATACTTAGGACATAAAATGATGGAGTATAATATTCCTATTGTAAAACCAATTGGTGGGCACGGCGTATTTGTGGATGCAAAAGCATTTTTACCTCATCTTACTCAAGATCAGTATCCGGCGCAAACTTTAACTACAGAAATTTTTATCGATTCAGGTGTTAGGACAATGGAGCGCGGAATTGTATCGGCTGGAAGAAAAGCAAATGGTGAAAATTATTATCCTAAGCTTGAACTTGTACGGTTTACCATTCCACGAAGAGTTTATACGCAAGCCCATATGGATGTGGTTGCAGAATCAGCTGCTGCAGTTTATGAAAGAAGAAAATCTATAAAAGGATTAAAGATGGTTTATGAGCCAAAGTATCTTCGATTCTTTCAGGCAAAATTTGAGAAATTATGA
- a CDS encoding cytochrome c, whose product MKWKNVHVFLILCTSFLIYSFSIYLQPLSAKKAEGFDVKKASEGHLVWQKYNCQTCHQLYGLGGFLGPDLTNVISTQGKGEPLIRAMVSAGAKQMPAFNLSEEELSNLIEFLKSVDKSGTSDPRSFKTERFGMIEQNEKK is encoded by the coding sequence ATGAAATGGAAAAATGTACATGTGTTTTTAATTTTGTGTACTTCCTTTTTAATTTATTCTTTCAGCATCTACCTTCAACCTCTTTCAGCAAAAAAAGCAGAAGGGTTTGATGTAAAAAAAGCATCGGAAGGACATCTTGTTTGGCAAAAATATAATTGCCAGACTTGTCATCAGCTATATGGATTAGGAGGATTTTTAGGACCTGACTTAACAAATGTAATTTCCACTCAAGGTAAGGGAGAGCCTCTAATACGTGCTATGGTGAGCGCAGGGGCAAAACAAATGCCGGCTTTTAATTTATCTGAAGAGGAACTTAGTAACCTAATAGAATTTTTAAAATCAGTAGATAAAAGCGGGACCTCCGATCCAAGAAGTTTTAAAACTGAACGATTTGGAATGATCGAGCAAAATGAAAAAAAGTAA
- a CDS encoding glycosyl hydrolase → MKKIFFSVFFLIALSGKINAQFTNVIIDSTRAPEEVSICINPKNPSEIAAGANIKNYYYSQDSGKTWQQNYLSSTSGVWGDPCVLADSSGDFYFVHLSYPFMGNWIDRIVCQKSIDGGKHYTQDTYTGLNGKKNQDKAWGAIDLTNSNYKNNIYLTWTQFDKYASTNRKDSSIILFSRSSDAGKTWTYAQRISSQAGNCLDGDSTVEGAVPCVGPSGQIYVSWAGPSGLVFNKSYDTGKTWLPHEKQIAEIPGGWDYEITGINRANGLPITACDISNSIYRGTIYVNWTDQRNGNTDTDVWLIKSSDGGESWTSPIRVNNDAPGKQQFFTWMTIDQSNGNVYCIFYDRREHSGDTTDVYMARSTDGGNTFSNFKINKNYFVPDAETFFGDYVGLSVDNRMIRPIWMQLDKRHLEIATALINDNMLGLPSIQNMLTAPEIPQENRVNDVFDFAFNLSEDDFVNLSVKNILGENILQLYKNNFFEKGEHDFIFNPKKYFLKRGIYYFSFESKNEKIKKKICVL, encoded by the coding sequence ATGAAAAAAATATTTTTTTCTGTCTTTTTTCTGATAGCGCTTTCTGGAAAAATAAATGCGCAGTTTACAAATGTGATTATTGACAGCACACGCGCTCCCGAAGAAGTTTCTATTTGCATAAATCCTAAAAATCCAAGTGAAATAGCTGCTGGAGCGAATATCAAAAATTATTATTATTCGCAAGATTCCGGAAAAACGTGGCAGCAAAATTACCTCAGCTCTACAAGTGGCGTTTGGGGCGATCCATGTGTGTTAGCAGATAGTTCTGGCGATTTTTATTTTGTACATCTTTCATATCCTTTTATGGGAAATTGGATTGATCGGATTGTTTGTCAAAAATCCATTGACGGCGGAAAACACTATACGCAAGATACTTACACGGGTTTAAATGGGAAAAAAAATCAAGATAAAGCTTGGGGAGCAATTGATTTAACAAACAGCAATTATAAAAATAATATTTATTTAACTTGGACACAATTCGATAAATATGCGAGCACCAATCGAAAAGACAGCAGCATTATTTTATTTTCGCGCTCCAGCGATGCCGGAAAAACATGGACGTATGCGCAACGCATCAGCTCTCAAGCTGGGAATTGTTTGGATGGCGATAGTACGGTAGAAGGCGCTGTTCCTTGCGTTGGACCATCTGGACAAATATATGTTTCTTGGGCTGGTCCTTCTGGATTGGTTTTTAATAAATCTTATGATACCGGAAAAACATGGCTTCCACATGAAAAACAAATTGCCGAAATCCCAGGTGGTTGGGATTATGAAATTACAGGAATTAATCGTGCCAACGGTTTGCCGATAACAGCTTGCGATATTAGCAACAGTATTTACAGAGGAACTATTTATGTAAACTGGACGGATCAACGAAATGGAAATACAGATACTGATGTTTGGCTAATAAAATCAAGTGATGGCGGTGAATCGTGGACTTCGCCAATTCGCGTGAACAATGATGCACCTGGTAAACAACAATTTTTTACTTGGATGACCATTGATCAAAGCAACGGAAACGTGTATTGTATTTTTTACGACAGGCGCGAACATAGCGGTGATACTACCGATGTGTACATGGCGCGTTCAACGGATGGCGGAAACACGTTTAGTAATTTTAAAATCAATAAAAATTATTTTGTGCCAGATGCTGAAACTTTTTTTGGAGATTATGTCGGATTAAGCGTTGATAATAGAATGATTCGTCCGATTTGGATGCAACTCGACAAAAGGCATTTGGAAATAGCTACTGCATTAATAAACGATAATATGTTGGGCTTGCCAAGTATTCAAAATATGCTTACAGCACCCGAAATTCCACAAGAAAATAGAGTGAACGACGTGTTTGATTTCGCTTTCAATTTATCAGAAGACGATTTTGTAAATTTGAGTGTAAAAAATATTTTAGGAGAAAATATTTTGCAATTGTATAAAAATAATTTTTTTGAAAAAGGAGAACACGATTTTATTTTTAATCCAAAAAAATATTTTTTGAAGCGAGGAATTTATTATTTTTCATTCGAGAGCAAGAATGAAAAAATCAAAAAAAAGATATGTGTACTTTAA
- the hutH gene encoding histidine ammonia-lyase codes for MATHSISTSQLTFETIEKIISEKRSLVLSEDAKKRILKCRDYLDKKLKSQKEPIYGINTGFGSLCNTSIPEKELEKLQENLVMSHACGTGDEVPHEIVKLMLLLKIQSLSYGHSGVQLVTVQRLIDLFNSDILPVIFQQGSLGASGDLAPLAHLSLCLIGMGEVYFEGKKQSTESVYKKIKWKAIALKSKEGLALLNGTQFMSAYGIWNILRAKNLSSAADTISAISLDAFDGRIDPFDSKIHAVRPHDGQIETAKNICQILKGSELIKRKKTHVQDPYSFRCIPQVHGASKDAIAYVEKIFLTEINSVTDNPTIFPDEDEIISGGNFHGQPLALALDFLAIALAELASISERRIYLLISGQRDLPPFLVKKTGLNSGFMIAQYTAASIVSQNKQYCTPASVDSIVSSNGQEDHVSMGANAATKCFQVVKNVERVLGIELFCAAQALDFRKPLKSSTVIEKIIFSYRKKINFLTEDKIMFSEIEKSITFIKEL; via the coding sequence ATGGCGACACATTCCATTTCTACTTCGCAGCTTACCTTCGAAACGATTGAAAAAATAATTTCTGAGAAGCGTTCGCTCGTTTTATCAGAAGATGCAAAAAAAAGAATTTTAAAATGTCGTGATTATTTAGACAAGAAATTAAAATCTCAAAAAGAACCTATTTACGGTATCAACACAGGTTTTGGCTCTTTGTGCAATACTTCTATTCCTGAAAAAGAATTGGAGAAATTACAAGAAAATTTAGTGATGTCGCACGCCTGCGGAACAGGCGATGAAGTACCGCATGAAATTGTAAAATTAATGTTGTTACTGAAGATACAATCCTTGAGTTACGGACATTCTGGAGTACAATTAGTAACCGTTCAACGTTTAATAGATTTATTTAATTCAGATATTTTACCTGTTATTTTTCAACAAGGTTCATTAGGCGCATCTGGCGATTTGGCACCATTGGCGCACCTTTCCTTGTGTTTAATCGGAATGGGAGAAGTTTATTTTGAAGGTAAAAAACAATCTACCGAATCCGTTTACAAAAAAATAAAATGGAAAGCGATTGCGCTGAAATCTAAAGAGGGCTTGGCTTTGCTGAATGGCACACAATTTATGAGTGCGTACGGAATTTGGAATATCTTGCGTGCCAAAAATTTAAGTTCCGCCGCAGATACTATCTCTGCAATTTCTTTGGACGCTTTTGACGGACGCATTGATCCTTTCGATTCCAAAATACATGCTGTTCGTCCGCATGACGGACAAATTGAAACGGCAAAAAATATTTGTCAAATTTTAAAAGGAAGTGAATTAATAAAGCGTAAAAAGACACACGTTCAAGATCCGTATTCTTTTCGCTGCATTCCGCAAGTTCACGGAGCTTCTAAAGATGCAATCGCTTACGTTGAAAAAATATTTTTGACAGAGATAAATTCTGTAACGGACAATCCAACTATTTTTCCAGACGAAGATGAAATAATTTCTGGAGGAAATTTTCACGGACAACCTTTGGCATTGGCTTTGGATTTTTTAGCCATCGCTTTAGCAGAATTGGCAAGCATTTCCGAACGAAGAATTTATTTATTGATTTCAGGACAACGAGATTTGCCTCCGTTTTTAGTAAAAAAAACCGGATTAAATTCCGGTTTTATGATTGCGCAATATACCGCAGCATCTATTGTTAGCCAGAATAAACAATATTGTACGCCTGCTTCTGTTGATTCCATTGTTAGTTCAAACGGACAAGAAGATCACGTAAGTATGGGCGCGAATGCCGCCACAAAATGTTTTCAAGTTGTAAAAAATGTGGAGCGTGTTTTAGGAATAGAACTATTCTGCGCCGCTCAGGCATTGGACTTCAGAAAGCCATTAAAATCTTCTACTGTCATCGAAAAAATTATTTTTTCGTACCGTAAAAAAATAAATTTTCTGACCGAAGATAAAATTATGTTTTCGGAAATTGAAAAAAGCATTACATTCATTAAGGAATTGTAA
- the hisS gene encoding histidine--tRNA ligase — protein sequence MNKPSIPKGTRDFSPQEMVKRNYIFDTIRETFQRFGYLPIETPAMESLETLMGKYGEEGDKLIFKILNSGNFFSEFKNDEQIVEEKNKGEKNFTKYISEKALRYDLTVPFARYVVQHQNEITFPFKRYQIQPVWRADRPQKGRYREFFQCDADVIGSNSLLNEIELVQLIDTVFSKLKISTVLKINNRKILSGLAEVIGEKEKIVTITVAIDKLDKIGKDGVNKELQENGLSASSIEKLQPLIDFKGNDIEKINFLKQLLATSEIGLIGIQELEYLFKILSDLKLETLKTEIDITLARGLNYYTGAIFEVKANAGTLSSSICGGGRYDDLTGIFGLPNMSGVGISFGADRIYDVLNELNLFPETITASTKLLFVNFGEAEQNYCLPLLEKVRAAGINAEIYPDQTKIKKQFDYANKKQIPYVVVVGTEEMQSHLLTFKNMNSGEQTKISIEQIIENLR from the coding sequence TTGAATAAACCAAGCATTCCCAAAGGCACACGCGATTTTTCACCACAAGAAATGGTGAAACGAAATTATATTTTCGATACGATAAGAGAAACGTTTCAGCGGTTTGGCTATTTACCAATTGAAACTCCTGCAATGGAAAGTTTGGAAACATTAATGGGGAAATACGGAGAAGAAGGCGATAAATTAATTTTCAAAATACTCAACTCTGGAAATTTTTTTTCTGAATTTAAAAATGACGAACAAATTGTTGAAGAAAAAAATAAAGGTGAAAAAAATTTCACAAAATATATTTCCGAGAAAGCCCTTCGTTACGATTTAACCGTTCCTTTTGCACGTTATGTGGTGCAACATCAAAACGAAATTACATTTCCGTTTAAACGCTATCAAATACAACCTGTCTGGCGTGCCGATCGTCCGCAAAAAGGGCGTTACAGAGAATTTTTTCAGTGCGATGCAGATGTAATTGGAAGTAATTCTTTATTGAACGAAATCGAGTTGGTTCAACTAATTGATACTGTTTTTTCAAAACTGAAAATTTCAACAGTTTTGAAAATAAATAATCGAAAAATTTTATCTGGACTTGCCGAAGTAATTGGCGAAAAAGAAAAAATTGTAACCATTACTGTTGCGATTGACAAATTAGATAAGATTGGTAAAGATGGCGTAAATAAAGAACTTCAAGAAAATGGACTGAGCGCATCTTCCATCGAAAAATTGCAACCTTTAATTGACTTTAAAGGAAATGATATTGAAAAAATTAATTTTTTGAAACAACTTTTAGCAACTTCCGAAATCGGATTAATAGGTATTCAAGAATTAGAATATCTTTTTAAAATACTTTCCGATTTAAAATTAGAAACATTAAAAACAGAAATAGACATTACGCTGGCACGCGGATTAAATTATTATACTGGAGCCATTTTTGAAGTAAAGGCGAACGCAGGAACTTTATCCAGCAGCATTTGTGGTGGCGGTCGTTACGATGATTTGACGGGTATTTTTGGTTTGCCCAATATGTCGGGGGTCGGAATCTCTTTCGGTGCCGATCGCATTTACGATGTGTTGAACGAACTGAATTTATTCCCTGAAACCATTACTGCATCTACCAAATTATTATTTGTAAACTTCGGTGAAGCAGAACAAAATTATTGTTTGCCTTTACTCGAAAAAGTGCGTGCAGCAGGCATTAACGCGGAGATTTATCCTGACCAAACAAAAATTAAAAAACAATTCGATTACGCCAATAAAAAACAAATTCCTTATGTGGTAGTAGTTGGAACAGAGGAAATGCAAAGTCATTTGCTCACTTTCAAAAACATGAATTCAGGCGAACAAACAAAAATTTCGATAGAGCAAATCATCGAAAACCTTCGCTAA
- a CDS encoding shikimate kinase, whose protein sequence is MNIFLIGYMGSGKSTVGKKLATKLNRPFIDLDQYLEKKENRSIAEIFETEGEGKFREKERVYLQEICAQDNTIVALGGGTVCFFDNLKLIHSHGISIYLKASVDTIFNRLKNAKTKRPLLEKFSSDEEFKEYISIHLSSRETFYSQATYKVKAKNINVDELVLFLIKEGC, encoded by the coding sequence ATGAATATTTTCTTGATAGGGTATATGGGTAGCGGAAAATCTACTGTTGGAAAAAAATTAGCGACGAAGCTAAACCGCCCATTTATTGATTTAGATCAGTACCTCGAAAAAAAAGAAAACAGAAGTATTGCTGAAATTTTTGAAACGGAAGGCGAAGGCAAATTCCGAGAGAAAGAACGCGTTTATTTACAGGAGATTTGTGCGCAGGACAATACAATTGTCGCGCTTGGTGGCGGCACTGTTTGCTTTTTTGATAATCTGAAATTAATTCATTCTCATGGAATCAGTATTTATTTAAAAGCGAGTGTGGACACAATTTTTAATCGCTTAAAAAACGCTAAAACAAAACGTCCTTTGTTAGAAAAATTCTCTTCAGATGAAGAATTTAAAGAATACATTTCTATCCATCTTTCCAGTCGTGAAACCTTTTATTCGCAAGCTACTTATAAGGTGAAAGCAAAAAATATCAATGTGGATGAGCTCGTGCTTTTTTTGATAAAGGAAGGATGCTAA
- the ettA gene encoding energy-dependent translational throttle protein EttA has translation MSEGRQIIFSMVKVGKTLTTGKTILKDIYLSFYYGAKIGIIGLNGSGKSTLMKIIAGVEKSYQGELHFSPGYKIGYLEQEPQLDNSKTVIEIVREGAQEFVDILKEYEEVNNKFSEPMSDDEMNKLIERQARLNDLIDQHDLWNLDNRLEMAMDALRCPESNVSVKNLSGGERRRVALCRLLIQKPAILLLDEPTNHLDAESVDWLEQHLKTYEGTVIAITHDRYFLDNVAGWILELDRGEGIPWKGNYSLWLEQKGQRLAQEEKTESKRQKILARELDWVRQGAKGRQAKSKARLQNYDKMLGEDVKSKEEKLELFISNGPRLGSEVIESVGISKGFGDKLLYENLSFKLPPAGIVGIIGPNGAGKTTLFRMIMGQEKPDTGEFKIGSTVKVSYVDQAHENIDPNKTVYEVITGGNEIIEMGGMTINSRAYVSRFNFNGTEQGKKCGVLSGGERSRLHLALTLKSEANVLLLDEPSNDIDVNTLRALEEALENFAGCAVVISHDRWFLDRICTHILAFEGDSQVYYFEGGYTEYEENKKKRLGNVEPKRIRYKKLAV, from the coding sequence ATGTCAGAAGGAAGACAAATTATTTTTTCGATGGTGAAAGTCGGCAAAACGCTGACTACAGGCAAAACCATCCTGAAAGATATTTATTTATCATTTTATTACGGTGCCAAAATCGGTATTATCGGTTTAAACGGTTCCGGAAAATCAACGCTGATGAAGATTATCGCGGGCGTTGAAAAATCATATCAAGGCGAATTGCATTTTTCGCCCGGTTATAAAATCGGTTATTTGGAACAAGAACCTCAATTGGATAATTCTAAAACCGTTATCGAGATTGTCCGCGAAGGCGCACAAGAATTTGTGGATATTTTAAAAGAATACGAAGAAGTAAACAATAAATTTTCGGAGCCGATGAGCGATGACGAAATGAATAAACTCATTGAACGTCAGGCGCGCTTAAACGATTTAATTGATCAACACGATTTGTGGAATTTAGACAATCGTTTGGAAATGGCAATGGACGCTTTGCGTTGTCCTGAGAGCAATGTATCGGTAAAAAATCTTTCGGGAGGAGAAAGAAGACGCGTTGCGTTGTGTCGTTTATTAATTCAAAAACCAGCTATTTTATTGCTCGATGAGCCAACGAATCACTTGGATGCAGAATCTGTAGATTGGCTGGAACAACATTTAAAAACGTATGAAGGAACTGTTATCGCGATTACGCATGATCGTTACTTTTTGGATAATGTAGCAGGTTGGATTTTAGAGTTAGATCGAGGTGAAGGCATTCCTTGGAAAGGAAATTATTCGTTGTGGTTGGAACAAAAAGGACAACGTTTAGCGCAGGAAGAAAAAACGGAAAGTAAACGTCAAAAAATATTGGCGCGCGAGTTAGATTGGGTGCGTCAAGGCGCGAAAGGTCGTCAGGCAAAATCAAAAGCGCGTTTACAGAATTACGATAAAATGTTGGGCGAAGATGTGAAATCGAAAGAAGAAAAATTAGAACTTTTTATTTCTAACGGTCCGCGTTTGGGAAGCGAAGTCATCGAATCTGTTGGTATTTCGAAAGGTTTTGGCGATAAATTATTATATGAAAATTTAAGTTTCAAACTTCCACCTGCCGGAATTGTTGGTATTATTGGTCCGAATGGCGCGGGAAAAACAACGTTGTTCCGTATGATAATGGGACAAGAAAAACCCGATACAGGCGAATTTAAAATTGGGTCAACCGTAAAAGTTTCTTACGTAGATCAAGCGCACGAAAATATTGATCCGAATAAAACGGTTTATGAAGTTATCACCGGAGGAAATGAAATTATTGAAATGGGCGGAATGACAATTAATTCGCGCGCTTATGTTTCGCGATTTAATTTTAACGGAACGGAACAAGGAAAAAAATGTGGCGTGCTTTCGGGCGGTGAACGCAGTCGTTTGCATTTGGCATTGACGTTAAAATCGGAAGCTAATGTGTTGTTACTCGATGAGCCTTCCAACGATATTGACGTAAATACATTGCGCGCTTTGGAAGAAGCTTTGGAAAATTTTGCTGGTTGCGCGGTAGTTATTTCTCACGATCGTTGGTTTTTAGATAGAATTTGCACACATATTTTAGCTTTTGAAGGCGATTCGCAAGTGTATTATTTTGAAGGCGGTTATACCGAATACGAAGAAAATAAAAAGAAACGCCTTGGTAACGTGGAACCAAAAAGAATTCGCTATAAAAAATTAGCGGTTTAG